One segment of Rosa chinensis cultivar Old Blush chromosome 6, RchiOBHm-V2, whole genome shotgun sequence DNA contains the following:
- the LOC112170997 gene encoding uncharacterized protein LOC112170997 → MNSKTQVLVKEEVEKMHKSGIIRVAKYNKWLSNIVLVRKKNGKIRVCVDYIDLNVATPKDVYPMPVADMLVDAVAGHELLSFMEGTAGYHQILVAEEDRHKTAFRCPGFAEVYIDDVVVKSKKRGDHIVDFRKVFERMRQHKLKMNPAKCIFGVQAGKIQPFSPLLKLQGQNEFLRLPLAAYLLKMTRNASNMPSFTSVGHLQIRKQGRIGKWVLALSEFSLQYVPQKAVKGQAIVDFLAHHPMLDVPTARELEIATANITRPDLARILEYALKFKCTNNQAEYEALIIGLEVLLELGVRDVQVRGDSLLVINQLQEKYRCVSCFLVPYLNRAVELLDQFDDVGLEYIPRECNFAANEVTQLATGITLKYGVRERILKVERRTLPSWLVRPDPPDDPVIAVLEPIEVDWRIPLIDYLKQPDPTADRKIRFLALNYFLRGDELRRRGEDGIDFRCVYGREAKRLMREVHEGVCGAHQAGPKMRWLIRRHGYYWPSILKDCIAFAKGCQDCQAHGPVQHISNIPMQPIIKPWPARGWALDLIGMIHPHSSLQHKFGIPEVLVSERGASFMGGDFEKLVNDYGIQFIHSTPYYTQSNGQAEASNKIIITLLKKLLVENPRQWHNTLYETLWAYHTSKRNPTASTPYALMFGHDAVLLLDINVQSLRVQDQQHLIGEDYVQAM, encoded by the exons ATGAACTCTAAGACCCAAGTCCTGGTCAAAGAGGAAGTTGAAAAGATGCATAAGTCAGGCATCATCAGGGTAGCCAAATACAATAAGTGGCTATCCAACATAGTGCTAGtccgcaagaagaatggcaagataagGGTCTGCGTGGACTACATAGACCTTAATGTCGCTACGCCTAAAGACGTCTATCCCATGCCGGTCGCAGATATGCTGGTAGATGCAGTAGCGGGACATGAACTGCTGTCCTTCATGGAAGGAACTgcagggtatcaccagattctGGTCGCGGAGGAAGACAGACACAAGACCGCGTTTCGTTGCCCAGGGTTCGCAG aggtttacattgatgacgtgGTCGTGAAGTCTAAGAAGAGAGGAGACCATATCGTAGATTTTAGAAAGGTGTTCGAGCGCATGCGgcaacacaagctcaagatgaatcccgccAAATGCATTTTCGGAGTTCAAGCAG gtaaaatccagccctttTCCCCACTGCTGAAGTTACAGGGACAAAATGAGTTT ctgaggcttccattggcagcctactTGCTCAAGATGACGAGGAATGCATCGAACATGccatcttttacctcagtaggacacttaCAGATTAGGAAACAAG GtcgcattggcaagtgggtactGGCCTTATCTGAATTCTCGCTCCAATACGTTCCACAGAAAGCAGTAAAGGGACAGGCCATCGTAGACTTCCTagcacatcaccctatgttgGATGTCCCCACAGCTAGagagttagagatagcgaccGCCAACATAACTCGACCAGATTTGGCGCGTATTCTAGAATATGCT TTGAAGTTTAAGTGCACCAATAAccaagcagagtatgaggccctcattattGGCCTAGAAGTATTACTGGAGCTAGGAGTGAGAGACGTCCAGGTACGCGGTGACTCTTTACTCGTGATCAATCAGCTTCAAGAGAAGTACAGGTGTGTAAGCTGCTTTCTCGTACCATATTTGAATCGCGCCGTTGAACTGTTGGACCAATTTGATGACGTGGGTTTGGAGTACATTCCTCGCGAGTGCAACTTCGCAGCCAATGAAGTCACCCAACTGGCTACAGGCATTACATTGAAATATGGGGTTCGCGAGCGCATTCTGAAGGTTGAGCGACGCACGCTCCCTTCGTGGCTTGTAAGACCTGACCCGCCTGATGATCCGGTCATCGCGGTCCTGGAGCCTATTGAAGTAGATTGGCGCATACCTTTGATAGATTACCTCAAGCAACCAGATCCCACTGCCGACAGGAAGATCCGTTTTCTAgccttaaattacttcctcagaggCGACGAGTTACGTAGACGCGGTGAAGATGGCATCGATTTCAGATGTGTCTATGGCCGCGAAGCGAAACGATTGATGCGAGAAGTGCATGAAGGCGTgtgtggagcccatcaagcgggTCCAAAGATGCGCTGGCTTATCCGGAGACATGgctattattggcccagcattttgaaggattgtatcgcaTTCGCAAAAGGATGCCAAGATTGCCAGGCACATGGACCAGTCCAGCACATTTCTAATATTCCTATGCAGCCcatcattaaaccttggcctgcgcgaggttGGGCTTTGGACTTGATCGGCATGATTCACCCACATTCTTCTCTccagcacaa GTTTGGCATTCCAGAGGTTTTGGTGTCTGAGAGGGGGGCATCGTTCATGGGTGGTGATTTCGAGAAGCTTGTCAATGATTATGGCATCCAATTTATCCATAGCACGCCTTATTACACTCAATCCaatggtcaagcggaggccagtaacaagatcATCATTACTTTATTGAAAAAGCTGCTTGTGGAGAACCCTCGCCAGTGGCACAACACATTGTATGAGACGTTATGGGCTTATCATACTTCTAAGCGGAACCCTACTGCCTCCACCCCTTATGCATTAATGTTTGGCCACGATGCGGTTCTCCTTTTGGATATCAATGTTCAATCTCTGCGCGTCCAAGATCAACAACATTTGattggtgaagattatgtccaggctaTGTAG
- the LOC112172991 gene encoding probable receptor-like serine/threonine-protein kinase At4g34500, with the protein MSDSGDEIPSPNTSLSHKLTSKTELLNLKLYVVIAILLAGVLAVSLLVFLCVRAHRVSRRRKSRIRVKHSSGSIPLVSKEIAEIKEPRPDPSPSPPPAAAAAAEGKIGNQKLKEARPTEPTVDVENGKRRSGESDVFGWGRWYSLRELETATRGFSPENVIGEGGYGVVYRGSLQDGSVVAVKNLLNNKGQAQTEFKVEVEAIGKVKHKNLVGLIGYCAEGAQRMLVYEYIDNGNLEQWLHGDVGPVSPLTWDIRMKIAIGTAKGLAYLHEGLEPKVVHRDIKSSNILLDRKWNPRVSDFGLAKLLGPESSYVTTRVMGTFGYVSPEYASTGMLNEGSDVYSFGVLLMEIITGRSPIDYSRPAGEMNLVDWFKGMISSRRGEEILDPLIEVQPPPRSLKRALLVCLRCIDLDVHKRPKMGQIVHMLEAEDFPFRSETRSAR; encoded by the exons ATGTCGGATTCCGGCGATGAGATTCCATCTCCGAACACCTCCCTCTCCCACAAGCTCACCTCCAAAACCGAGCTCCTCAACCTCAAGCTCTACGTCGTGATCGCAATCCTCCTCGCCGGCGTGCTTGCCGTGTCCCTCCTTGTCTTCCTCTGCGTCCGCGCCCATCGGGTTTCGCGTCGCCGGAAGAGCCGCATCCGCGTGAAGCACAGCTCCGGCTCAATCCCGCTCGTCTCCAAAGAGATCGCCGAGATCAAGGAACCTCGTCCGGATCCTTCTCCTTCACCTCCTcctgccgccgccgccgccgcagaGGGCAAAATCGGAAACCAAAAGTTGAAGGAAGCGCGACCGACTGAACCGACGGTTGATGTGGAAAATGGGAAAAGGAGGAGCGGGGAGAGTGACGTGTTCGGGTGGGGCCGGTGGTATAGCCTCAGGGAGCTGGAGACCGCGACACGTGGATTCTCGCCAGAGAATGTGATTGGAGAAGGAGGGTACGGCGTCGTTTACCGGGGATCTTTGCAAGACGGCTCTGTTGTCGCCGTCAAGAACCTTCTTAATAACAA GGGTCAAGCTCAAACAGAGTTTAAGGTGGAAGTGGAAGCCATAGGAAAAGTAAAGCACAAGAACTTGGTTGGTCTAATTGGCTATTGTGCAGAGGGTGCTCAAAG GATGCTTGTATATGAATATATTGACAATGGGAATTTGGAGCAGTGGTTGCATGGTGATGTTGGGCCTGTCAGCCCTCTGACTTGGGATATCAGAATGAAGATAGCCATTGGAACCGCAAAAGG GCTGGCCTATTTACATGAAGGGTTAGAACCCAAAGTGGTGCACCGTGATATAAAATCCAGTAACATTCTTCTGGACAGAAAGTGGAACCCAAGAGTATCAGATTTCGGTTTGGCCAAACTCTTGGGACCTGAGTCAAGCTATGTGACTACACGTGTAATGGGAACATTCGG ATATGTTTCTCCAGAGTATGCAAGTACAGGTATGCTTAATGAGGGGAGTGATGTATATAGTTTTGGAGTTCTACTTATGGAGATAATTACAGGAAGAAGCCCAATTGACTATTCCAGACCAGCTGGAGAG ATGAACCTTGTTGATTGGTTTAAAGGAATGATTTCAAGTCGCCGTGGGGAGGAGATTTTAGATCCATTGATAGAAGTTCAGCCCCCTCCAAGATCTTTGAAGCGAGCATTGTTGGTTTGTCTCCGCTGTATAGATTTAGATGTCCATAAGCGGCCAAAAATGGGGCAAATTGTTCATATGCTTGAGGCAGAAGACTTTCCTTTTCGTTCA GAAACCCGATCAGCTCGATAG